The genomic region TTTTATCGCAAAAAGGACGATATTTCGGGCGGCTATATTCGGAAAGTCATGCAAAAGTAGACTATTTAACTCGGCAGGTTCAGTGCGCCCTCGACTCCGAATTTACCCGCCTTCAAGCCGAGGCGATCGTTGCCGCAAAATTGCACAACTCTCGGGCATTATTATTGAAATTGAACCGTCGCCGCCCAACCGATGCTGCTTTTATTGCTTTAGAAATGCTCGCCAGTTGTCGCGATAAATTATCCCTTGCCGAATCGATGGATGCTTTGCGCGGCTATGAAGGAAAAGCTGCCTCTGCTTATTTTCAAGGCTTGGGTTCTTTATTTGCCGACCCCTTTACTTTTTCTAAACGCACTAAACGCCCCCCAACCGATCCGATTAACAGCATGATGAGTTTGGGCTATACCTTATTGAGTCAAAACGTCCATTCTTTTGTCAATTTAGCCGGATTGCATCCCCATTTTGGAAATCTGCACGTCCCTCGCGATAATCATCCGGCTTTAGTCTCGGATTTAATGGAAGAATTTCGCGCCCAAATTGTCGATTCTTTGGTGGCTTACTTAGTCAACTCCAAAATTTTAACTCCCGATGATTTTACTTTGCCAGACGAACGCAATGGCGTCTATTTACAGCCTCATGCTTTGAAGAAATATCTCAAACATTGGGAGGATAAGTTGTTATCGGAAATTACTCATCCCCACACTCAGTACAAAGTCAGTTTGAAGCGCTGTATTGAGTTACAAGTCCGGGAGTATCTTGCCTGTTTAACTGGAGAAGTCGAAGTTTATCGTCCGATGTTGTGGAAGGTGTAGCCTCAATTTACCCCAATTCTAACTTTTCCCTCGTCCAAACTTTCATGTCCATCTTTTCTTTTGAGTGCATTTTCCTCTGCTATGCAAGACATTGAGATCCCCCTAAATCCCCCTTTTTAAGGGGGACTTTCCTCATTCCCCTCGAAGCCGAATAGACCGAGACGATCCCCCTAAATCCCCTTTCAAAGGGGGGTTGGGGGGATAGGGGGATCGGCACTGTACCTTATCAGACGCCCGAGTGCTGTAGTGCAGAACCGACTGCTGACTGGAACCCGCAAAGCACTGTTTTTGGAGATCGCACGACAACCGGGAATCACTACAGCGCAACTGTGTGCTTATAGTTGTGCTAGAGGAGGTTCACTCCAGCGCATCAATCATCACTTAGCAGGCTTGATTGATGAGGGGTTTATTTGTACCTCTTTTCGCGATCGACGCGGTAAGTCCCATTATCAAATTACCAAAAGTAAGGGGAAACGAATGCTAAAATATTTGCAGGCCGCGAGGCCAATCAACTCCCACCTAATTGATAACCCGGTTCAATGATTAGTTAGGTTTATCTCTAAAATCTAATCGATAAGCATCTGAGGGGGTTAGGCGATCGTGGAAACGCTGATTCTTTGGTTGACCCCCTCAGATCCTCCTCTACCACAAGCATTGAGCTGACGATTTTTCGTGATTTCACCCGATAAGGAGCCAGTTGTTGCTACAAAAACTTGACCCCCTCAGATCCATGGGTGTAAAATCAGCTTACTGCTTGAGTTTCAAATCTCAAGGGTTTGACCCTCTTTGAAGGGAAAAAGTGCTGAAACGGGATACATTCCAACGTACAAGTTCGGAGGGTTGGAAAGTTTGACCCTCTTTGAAGGGAAAAAGTGCTGAAACATCAATACCGACTTCATAGTCGGTTATGAATTGACGATGTTTGACCCTCTTTGAAGGGAAAAAGTGCTGAAACGTCTATGTTGTTGTTGTTGACTGCTCCGAATACCCGGGTTTGACCCTCTTTGAAGGGAAAAAGTGCTGAAACTTGTATAGGGGTTACCGTCCAGCCGAGGGGCTGCGATAACTGTTTGACCCTCTTTGAAGGGAAAAAGTGCTGAAACATCAGCTTCAGACTGTACCTGCATCTGAAACCCATCTGTTTGACCCTCTTTGAAGGGAAAAAGTGCTGAAACATGGCCGACATCCGTCTCCCGTAATACACCAATAGTTGTTTGACCCTCTTTGAAGGGAAAAAGTGCTGAAACTCTGCCCATTCCTCACAGACCGTCACTTGGACGAGAATGGTTTGACCCTCTTTGAAGGGAAAAAGTGCTGAAACATTACCTCGAACTCGAGGCTTACCGTGCTAGTCCCGTGTTTGACCCTCTTTGAAGGGAAAAAGTGCTGAAACTTAATTAGCCCCGATGAACACTCCAAGCGGAGTGCTCGGGTTTGACCCTCTTTGAAGGGAAAAAGTGCTGAAACTGGTGCGGTCCATTTGGGACCAGATAACCTCTTTAGGAATGGTTTGACCCTCTTTGAAGGGAAAAAGTGCTGAAACCTCAGCAGTCGGCCAGCGAAGGGTTTCTTCGCCAGTTGTTTGACCCTCTTTGAAGGGAAAAAGTGCTGAAACACCCAAACCCATTCTGTCGTTTCCTCTTCGCAGTTGGTTTGACCCTCTTTGAAGGGAAAAAGTGCTGAAACTCTGGTGCAATTACTGCACTGAATGACGTGAGGTTCATGTTTGACCCTCTTTGAAGGGAAAAAGTGCTGAAACGAATTAAAATTTCTTGAGCAGAAACACTAGAAACACCGTTTGACCCTCTTTGAAGGGAAAAAGTGCTGAAACGTTTATCACCTTTGGATCCGTCAGGTCGACGGTACCAGGTTTGACCCTCTTTGAAGGGAAAAAGTGCTGAAACGATTTGGGTTAAACGGAACGCCGTTAAAAGTTGTCATGTCGAGTTTGACCCTCTTTGAAGGGAAAAAGTGCTGAAACTCTTGAGTTTCATAACGAACTCCGTTGTTGTACATGCAGTTTGACCCTCTTTGAAGGGAAAAAGTGCTGAAACTAGACTGTATCCAAGGTCGAGGCTGTACTGCTGGTTTGACCCTCTTTGAAGGGAAAAAGTGCTGAAACATTGGAAAAACTTTCCTTGTTCATTTCATGTGGAAATCGTTTGACCCTCTTTGAAGGGAAAAAGTGCTGAAACTGCCCAGGGCAAAAGGCTTGCCCATGGAGAGTGGAGAAGGTTTGACCCTCTTTGAAGGGAAAAAGTGCTGAAACGGGACCCCAGGGTACTGCCCTTGGAGCAATTCCCACAACGTTTGACCCTCTTTGAAGGGAAAAAGTGCTGAAACAATTGCGAGAGCTTGGTTTAGCATGACACCGCCAGAAGGTGTTTGACCCTCTTTGAAGGGAAAAAGTGCTGAAACGAGCTCCACCCTTCCGGGTCGGAGCGAAAAGGTTGTTCGAGTTTGACCCTCTTTGAAGGGAAAAAGTGCTGAAACGGGCCCCTCCGGGCCCTCGACCCACTCCACACAAACTGGGTTTGACCCTCTTTGAAGGGAAAAAGTGCTGAAACGGATCGTCGACTGGGGACGGTTGGGATCAGCAGTAGTGGTTTGACCCTCTTTGAAGGGAAAAAGTGCTGAAACAGTGCAGTAACCGCATCGGACCCTTCAGAAGCCATCTGTTTGACCCTCTTTGAAGGGAAAAAGTGCTGAAAGAACAGTGGGAAGAAGAACTCATATCCATCTCCCTTAAAACCATATACGAACGCAGATCCTCGGTTGCAATGCTGGAACTGTTGCATTTAACCGAGTCTATGACGGCCATTTATTTGACTCAACCCGGTTCCCTACTCGACGCCAAACGTGGAGTGTTTGAACTGTGGCACGACGATCGCCGCCAACGGCGTATCCCCGCCAAACTGACCAGCCAGATCCTGGTGTTTGAAGACAGTCAACTGTCTAAAACAGCGATCGCCCTAGCGATTTCCTTTCGCTTACCTGTCTTATTTCTCGATCGCCACCATCGCCACCTCGGGCGCCTTCACCTCAACCCTAATAGTGGCTCCCAACACCGATCGCGACCTGGAACGCCCGATCCCGACGATCGTCGCGATCTCGCCGAACGCCTTGTCAGTGCTATCTTAAACAGTCGCCAAAGCTTATTAAATACCCTCGATGGTGCTATTTGTCCCACCGTCGAACTGACCCGAGGGACGATCGCCCGCATCCTCGACGAGTTGCCCACTGCATCCGGCGATCGCCTGCGCGAGCATCTGACGGGGGTAGACCGCCTCTACTATCCTGCTTTGCGCCAATGGTTGCGACTGAGCGCGGGAACGGTTCTCGCACCGATCGATCCCTGGTTCTATTTGGCTCACAGCTTACTCGAACAGGTGACCTATGGTTTTGTCCTCGATGCGGGAGTGAACCCCTACGAGTCGATTTTGCACTGTGACACTGGGGATAATCTGCCTTTAGTGCGCGATTTGATGCTGGAGTGGACTGTTACGCTCGTCGATCTACTGGTTCTTCGCTTTTGCATGGACGAGTTTCTATTTTCTGGCAATGGTAATGGCAGTCACTCCCCATTGAGTCGGCTGCGCGATCGCTTCGTCCAACAGTGGGAGACCCAACTCGCTAGCGAGGCGATCGCCGGAACCAGTTATCGTCAATGTTTGTTCGCTCAAGTCCGCCGCTACCGTGAAGCATTGTGGGGCGATCGGCTTTACTCGCCCGTATTGCTGCGATCGGAAAGCTTCGTCTCCGGGCAACCGTTGCGGGCGCTGCGATCGCGGCGCTCTCCGTGCACTCACTTAACTTAAACCCAAATTTCCGATCGAGAGGACACGGCGAGGCCGTGTCTTCTAGGCTCGTTGAGGAGAACAATGTTGTATTTAGTTTGTTACGATATCACGAAAGATAGTCGGCGCGTTCGGGTCGCCAAGCTGTTAGAAACTTATGGAATGCGGGTACAACAGTCTGTTTTCGAGCTGGTCTTGAACGAACAGCAGTACGCCACCTTGGAAAAGCGCCTGGTCAAACTCCTCGATCGCCGGGAAGACCAGTTACGGTTTTATCCGTTACCGCCACAAGTTCGCGATCGGGTAACGATTTTAGGAGTGCGATCTCCCTTTGCGATCGACGATCCCACCATTATCGTTTGATCTCCACTCCGAATCGAGAATTCAAGTTTGAATTAGGTGATTCCCCTACAGATCCAGTCCAACGCCCACCCTAGGAGAACGCGCTCTCCACCACTCGCCTCGGCTGTTAGAAAACTGAACAAAACTTAGTATATTTTATTGCGCGATCTTCTGAAGTTGTGGTTAAGCTATAAACAATGGAAACGACAAGTTTTTTCAGCTCTCTAACTTCCGACATGTGGGCTTGTACACAAGACAGGCACGAGACAGGCACGAGTCCGACCACTGCCGCGATCGTTTAGAGCAATCTATCGATTCTTTTCACCATCGTAGACCTATGAACTTACCCTTACCCACTAGCCTACCTCGCTGGTATACGGTTAAAGAAAACGAGGAGAAAGGATGGACTCCCGAAACGGATGATATTGTCGATAAGCCAGAAAATCGCGAAATTACCCAAGCGTGGAATGGTAGTTTTTGCCCACCGGAGGCGAGTCAATTTACCTTACGGTTAAACAATCTGCAAGTCATTAGTCCCGTGCAAGTCGGTGGGGGCAGTTTCCGAGAAGGCCATATTTTACCCGCACAATTTGGGGGAATTCCTTGCATACCGGGATCGAGTATTCGTGGAGCATTACTCAAGTGGATGAGACGAATTTGGTCGGATTTACCCCCCGACGAACAAGCTTTTTGGAATAAATTGATCGAAGGCGATCGCAGTGGGTGGCAACCGCGTCAAATTCGCTTTGAAAGCCTGTTTTTGAAAAAGCACTTAAAACCCTTTCCCCTCTACGCACAACAATCTTGGCAGGTTTTCGATACACGCAGTAATCAGCTCGGAGTACAATGGCAAGTATCTCCTGTTTTGCCCCCGACCAGTCCGCCTAAGTTTTCGATCCAAGTTTTACTCTCCCAAGAAGCCACTGAGTCCGAAAAAAGTTGGCTGAGAAACCGATTGGAGGAGATGTTAAAAGAGCAGGGTCTGGGAAGGGGAACGGCTTCCGGGTTTGGTCGGATGGCGCGATCGCTGCCTTTAACTGCAACTTGGGAAATTGCCCTCACTGGCACTAAACCTGCGATACAACAGCAAGATAATAAAGAGAATATAGTCGGTAAATATCGCTGGAGTCCCCAAGTGCTGCGGGCCACTTTGCGGGGTTATTTTACCCGCGTGGCGCTGTCATTGCTCTCTCGAAACGATGCTGAAACCCTCACCAGTAAAATCTTTGGCGGGTTGAACTCTCCGGCGCGATTGACTTTGACGAGTTATTTGACCCAGTGTCAGCGATCGCCCACTGCTGGAACAAATTATGCGAATATTCCCGCTAAAGACGCGCACAGCACTTGGATAATTCGAGCCGATTGTACCCCAGAATTTCAGGATTTGATAGACCCGTTGTTAAATATTGCCAGTCGCATAGGCGGGTTAGGACCGGGATGGCGTCGTCCCCCACATTCTTTTAGAAATAACTCCCTATTTCGCGGCAGTGAATTCACCCTCACCCCGAAATCGGAAGACTCGATTGACGGTTTAATCGAGGGGGTGCGAAGTCGGATTCGCCGTCTAGCTGCGGAGTATGATTTGCGGACTTTTCAGCAACCGAGAAGCGTACTCGGTGGGATTGTCAGCATTTGGCAAGGAAAACCCGACGCATGGGAGGCGATCGTGCATGGGGTATGCAGCACCCAGAATAATTCTAAACCGGACTGGTGCGGCAATTCCAAAACGCGCCCATCGGGTTATGCGGTACGGAAGTATGAGGATTGCTGCTGGATTACGGTATTCGATGCGGGTGTCGAAAACACTTTAGAGGATCGAGGATTTCGTAAAATTTGGCCGCGATCGCCTCAATGATGGCAGTTATGCAAAGACGCTGTATCTCGGGAATCTGGCGGCGGATTGACGATCGCTGAAATGACGTAAATTCGTAAAGCCCCGCGCACCTTATTCCATAAGGATTACAGCCATTTTTGAGGAAATCGTTCAATTAGATTGTCATGACATTTTTGCTCCCCCGCCAAAATCTCCTCTGGAACCCTCACCAGCTCGGCGGTTTAGACGGGTAGAGCGATCGACCTTCATTAGAAGGAAAAGGTGCTGAAACCTTGTGGCTGGAATGTAGAATACCTTCTTCTCTGAAGCGATCGACCTTCATTAGAAGGAAAAGGTGCTGAAACCCACATTTGGTCTACATCCGGGGGGATGTAGTTTTTGCGATCGACCTTCATTAGAAGGAAAAGGTGCTGAAACTACAACGTTGAAGTCAGTTTCCAACTGACGGAAGGCGATCGACCTTCATTAGAAGGAAAAGGTGCTGAAACAATCAAAGCTTGGTTCGAGACCAATCGATAATTCCTAGCGATCGACCTTCATTAGAAGGAAAAGGTGCTGAAACTTCAACCCAAGATCCTCGTCGATTTCCAATCGAACGCGATCGACCTTCATTAGAAGGAAAAGGTGCTGAAACTCAACCCCATAGCAATCCGCCAGCACGGTTAATTGGTCTGCGATCGACCTTCATTAGAAGGAAAAGGTGCTGAAACGGGTTCTTGCCCGACAAACTAGAGGTAATCTCTAGCGATCGACCTTCATTAGAAGGAAAAGGTGCTGAAACAGATAGATACTCTCTTGGGCTAGTAATCTCAACCCTTGCGATCGACCTTCATTAGAAGGAAAAGGTGCTGAAACTTTCTCAAGGATTATTTGATTTAATTATTTGGGTAGGCGATCGACCTTCATTAGAAGGAAAAGGTGCTGAAACACTCGCAATCGCTTCGAGCGATAGATCTTCTTGGCAGCGATCGACCTTCATTAGAAGGAAAAGGTGCTGAAACAAGTATATGAACCTAGTCGATCTTCTAATGATTGATTCGCGATCGACCTTCATTAGAAGGAAAAGGTGCTGAAACGAATCCCATATTCTAGGTCTCTTCTTCCAATAATCTGCGATCGACCTTCATTAGAAGGAAAAGGTGCTGAAACCTTGTGTCGGGACAACACCTCCTCTAGTTGCTGCGGGGGAGCGATCGACCTTCATTAGAAGGAAAAGGTGCTGAAACTTCAGGAAAGTTGCGAACCTTTGGCCGCTAAGTTTACGCGATCGACCTTCATTAGAAGGAAAAGGTGCTGAAACCTTATATACTTTCTTATCAACTGAGGCGGCGCTCAAGCGATCGACCTTCATTAGAAGGAAAAGGTGCTGAAACAATCCACTCTAGAGGGAGAGTGCAGAAGTAACCATGTGCGATCGACCTTCATTAGAAGGAAAAGGTGCTGAAACAGCAGTTCGACGCTATGTGGCGCTGGAGAAACAGCGATCGACCTTCATTAGAAGGAAAAGGTGCTGAAACATCTTTGATATCTGCCCTTTCCCATCCTTTAAGGTTCGTAGCGATCTTCGTTAGAAGGAAAATGTGCTGAAACTTTCTGTTTATGAGTAAAATAGAAGAAGGTGACAAAAAACAGAAACTTTTTTGATTTTCCAGACAATACAGTATGTCCATCACCTTCAGGCAGTCTAAAATTGAAATTCCCGAAGCGGCGATCGCTCAAATTTGCCAGGATTACCATATCCGCAAACTCGCCCTTTTTGGTTCGATTCTGCGTGATGACTTTCGTCCGGATAGCGATATCGATATTCTGGTTGAATTCCAACCGGGAAAAACACCCGGTTTTGGTTTCATCGACATCCAAGACTGTCTCAGCAACTTACTGGGACGGACTGTGGATTTGAATACTCCCCAAGACCTCAGTCGCTATTTTCGCGATCGCGTGGTTTCAGAAGCTGAGGTGATTTATGGTGAACGCTGATGCAGTACGACTACAACATCCAATTGATGCTGTCTAAAAAGTGACTTGCAATACAACCTCATACCAAATCCGGTTGTAAAAAATCGGTTTTCGCTCTCTCTTTAGCCTGCGGAGGCAGGCTTTGTCCGTATAGCCGCACCCTTCCAGGGTGTCCGGTTTTTAAAATTTTGAGAACTCAACTCAACAAAAAAAAACGATCGCAGTTTCCTAGACTTAACAAACTGCGATCGCTTTCTTCAATTTTCTAATAACAACTCTCAAACCTTACGCAGGAGTCCCACTCTCCCGCGCATCTTTAAGGCGCATCGTCCAAAACTGAATCGCCTCGGCAATCTCCATCAACAAATCTGTCAGCAACACTTGCTGATTGAAGTCCAATTCGCGAAATATTTCCTGAAAATTATCGGTATTCATCTCATAGTCAATCCCCAATTCAGTCCCGACAATTTTACAGAGAACCTCTCGCGCTACACTCCAAGCAAAGTAACGCCTTTCTTCTTCCGACACAACTCCTTCAGACGGCAACTGTCCCCCGAGTAAGCGCTGCGATCGCGACATCGCCCAAAACCTTTCCACTCCCCAACTGGCAACATAATCGGCAATCCCACGAGCAGCATTTTGCCAATCATCAAATCCCTCAATTCCTGAATTGAGCAACCGAAACACTTCCCGATCTAATTCATAAGAACAAACTGGCATTTTCTCCTCCTAATACTGTGTTTTGAGAACCCTGATAGGGATCTCTATCTATAGCCCCCCTTTTTAAGGGGGGTTGGGGGGATCGAACCGGATCGTTATTCTTGAGAAAGGGTAGAATCGGCTGTTTGAGCGATCGCAATTCGCCCGTAACCGACACTCCACAATCCTCCTAAATAATGCTCCGATCGCAAAAATTTCTCCCATTCCCCTATCTGTTCCACTTTTTCCGGGTTGCGAATCGTCCAACTGGTCATAAACACCGCCCCCGGAGGCAACCCTTCCACCGCAAACAGATTCTTGACCAAACTGCCTTTCTTATCGGGTTCCTCGTTTAAACTCACTCGCGGTTGTCGAACCAATCCCATATCCACGATTAAATTGATACTATCGCTGGGAACGATAATGCGGCGATCCGGGGGAACCTCTGAGGGGGCGGGTAAACTCAGAGTACAGGTTTGGATTTGGGTTAACTTCAACCAGCGCAGATACACCGTTTGGTTATTGAATTGAGGATCGGTGGCGTAGATATTTCCCTCGGTCAAATTCAGCAGATTTTGCTGAGATAATTGCTGATAGCGATTCAACCAAGCGGGACAACTCACCCACCAACTGCCATACCCCAAAACGTGAATCGGCCACCACACGGGCCATCCCCAACCCAAGGCAATATAACCCGGTGAGATATTTTCATCTTTGCCGCCAAACCAATTACTCACATACCCTTGATACTCGGAACTGTGTTCGGCACCTTCGCGCAAGGCACCCCGGAGGGAACTGCCGGGAATAGTGGGAGTGCGATCGCTCAGACGGTAAATGGGATTATTATTCCCCCGAGAACTGCTATCCGCACCCCCAATATGCACGGGTTCGCGACAAATCAACCATTCAATTGCCATTGTTTTGCTTC from Oxynema aestuarii AP17 harbors:
- a CDS encoding nucleotidyltransferase family protein → MSITFRQSKIEIPEAAIAQICQDYHIRKLALFGSILRDDFRPDSDIDILVEFQPGKTPGFGFIDIQDCLSNLLGRTVDLNTPQDLSRYFRDRVVSEAEVIYGER
- the cas2 gene encoding CRISPR-associated endonuclease Cas2, whose product is MLYLVCYDITKDSRRVRVAKLLETYGMRVQQSVFELVLNEQQYATLEKRLVKLLDRREDQLRFYPLPPQVRDRVTILGVRSPFAIDDPTIIV
- a CDS encoding RAMP superfamily CRISPR-associated protein produces the protein MNLPLPTSLPRWYTVKENEEKGWTPETDDIVDKPENREITQAWNGSFCPPEASQFTLRLNNLQVISPVQVGGGSFREGHILPAQFGGIPCIPGSSIRGALLKWMRRIWSDLPPDEQAFWNKLIEGDRSGWQPRQIRFESLFLKKHLKPFPLYAQQSWQVFDTRSNQLGVQWQVSPVLPPTSPPKFSIQVLLSQEATESEKSWLRNRLEEMLKEQGLGRGTASGFGRMARSLPLTATWEIALTGTKPAIQQQDNKENIVGKYRWSPQVLRATLRGYFTRVALSLLSRNDAETLTSKIFGGLNSPARLTLTSYLTQCQRSPTAGTNYANIPAKDAHSTWIIRADCTPEFQDLIDPLLNIASRIGGLGPGWRRPPHSFRNNSLFRGSEFTLTPKSEDSIDGLIEGVRSRIRRLAAEYDLRTFQQPRSVLGGIVSIWQGKPDAWEAIVHGVCSTQNNSKPDWCGNSKTRPSGYAVRKYEDCCWITVFDAGVENTLEDRGFRKIWPRSPQ
- the cas1 gene encoding CRISPR-associated endonuclease Cas1, which produces MLELLHLTESMTAIYLTQPGSLLDAKRGVFELWHDDRRQRRIPAKLTSQILVFEDSQLSKTAIALAISFRLPVLFLDRHHRHLGRLHLNPNSGSQHRSRPGTPDPDDRRDLAERLVSAILNSRQSLLNTLDGAICPTVELTRGTIARILDELPTASGDRLREHLTGVDRLYYPALRQWLRLSAGTVLAPIDPWFYLAHSLLEQVTYGFVLDAGVNPYESILHCDTGDNLPLVRDLMLEWTVTLVDLLVLRFCMDEFLFSGNGNGSHSPLSRLRDRFVQQWETQLASEAIAGTSYRQCLFAQVRRYREALWGDRLYSPVLLRSESFVSGQPLRALRSRRSPCTHLT
- a CDS encoding RAMP superfamily CRISPR-associated protein; this translates as MAIEWLICREPVHIGGADSSSRGNNNPIYRLSDRTPTIPGSSLRGALREGAEHSSEYQGYVSNWFGGKDENISPGYIALGWGWPVWWPIHVLGYGSWWVSCPAWLNRYQQLSQQNLLNLTEGNIYATDPQFNNQTVYLRWLKLTQIQTCTLSLPAPSEVPPDRRIIVPSDSINLIVDMGLVRQPRVSLNEEPDKKGSLVKNLFAVEGLPPGAVFMTSWTIRNPEKVEQIGEWEKFLRSEHYLGGLWSVGYGRIAIAQTADSTLSQE